DNA from Streptococcus parasuis:
CAAATCTGGCTAGAAAGATGGAATAATCGCCTCCCAAAACCCGACCTAAATTTCCCTGATTGGAATGAACTCTTTACTCTCCCAACTATCAATAAAAATAAAAGCTAGTTTAGGTTCTCTAAGCTAGCTTTGTTTATATAGTTTGAGATTTATACTCTTTGAAAATCAACATACCCTCTCGTCAAGATCCTCGATGAGTGAAAAGTTCTAGTGCTATAGTTCTGCCTATTATAGTCGAATGAATTAGCTTTCAGACAAGGAACTGAGACGCAGGCTGTACTGAAGTACGGCAAGGCGAAAGTGACGATGTATCAAAGCTAATTCAAATGACTATACCTTAAAAAGAATGCCAGAAGGTGCTATCTTTAGCCTAAAGATAGACTGGGAAGAACTCATATCATTTGTGATGAGTTGTCAATAGATCTTCGATTCTAGTTGATTTTCAATGACTTTTGTCGTATGCTGCTAAAGCATTTCCTAATAGCTCCAATCCTTTTTTCAGTGTCTCTTGGTCACAGGCATAACCAATGCGAACATACCCCTCTTTTTCAAATCGACTTCCAGGTACAACCAATACCCCATATTTTTCTAATAGGTTCAAAGAAAATTCTTCAATCGGAATAGGAACATCCAATTTGACAAAGGAGGTTGAGACAAAAGCAGGTTTTATGTAGGATGCCCTAGGTTGCATAGATACCCAATGGTCCAAAATGGATAGATTTTCGTGGATAATGCGGTGGTTTCTTTTCAAAATTGCCTGGCGATTGTCCAAAGCAAGCTGAGCCACCATATCATCGAATACACCTGCGCAAATCAAGGTGTAATCCCTATAATCACGTAAAATGGAAATGACCTTCTCATTTGCAGCAACCCAGCCAATACGAATACCTGCTAAGGAGTAGGTTTTGGACAAACTGTTGACTGCTATGCCATTTTCATACAGGTCTACAATTGAAGAATTGTTGTTTTCCGAAAACGATGTGTAAATTTCATCAACTAGTACATAGGCACCAACACTTGCCGCAATTGTAGCCACTTCTTTTAGGAAAACATCATCCATTACCGCACCCGTAGGGTTATTGGCATTATTTAAACAAATCATCTTTGTCTGAGGGCGAATTAATTGACGTAAATCATCTAAATCTGGTAACCAATTCAATTCTTCTTTAATCTGCCAGTATTCAAGCTCTGCACCTAGTGATTTTGGAATATCATAGAGCTGTTGGTAAGTGGGATAGAGCGAAATAATATGATCACCTGGTTCAATTAGACTAAAGAGGGCTAGAAAATTTGCTCCAGTAGCACCATTTGTCTGCAAGATATGTTCTGGTCCGATTGTACGATAGAGTTGACTGACTGATTTCTTAAACCCTGGAGACCCCTCAATCCAGCCATAATCCAATTTTGTCTTTCCCAGTTCCTTGTAAAATGTCGCTGCAGAAGTATTGGTCAACTCAAAAAGTTCATCTAAGGTTAATGATTTGATGGAAACCCCTGCGATATCATATTTTGCATTTTTTTCATGGACATTCAGCCATTCTTCAACCCCAAAACGTGGTAATTTCATCTTAATCTTCTTTCTAATATTCTCTATCAATCATTGTAACATGAAATGATTATTTCAATACTGGAAATAATAGTATTTTGGAAGGGTTTTGTGTCAAAATTACTCCTTCCCCCACAAATGAATCAATTTCTTGTCAAAAGAAAAAACCAATTTAGCAATGCTAAATTGATTCTTTGACTATTATTTTAGAGGTTGTGAGACTCTTCGCTATCATTTGTTGGTGCTTCAGTTACTTCCTCCACAGTAGGTTCAACAACAACAGAATCAATATCAATTTCAATATCCTCTGAAACTACCACAGCATCTTCAATATCATCAGCCGTTACATCAACTGTTGGTGCTTTAGCGGTTTTAGCTTTAATTGCATCCAGAATATCCGCTGTAGAAAGATTTTGTTCTGCAATTTTTTCTTTGATTTGTTCAAAGGTTTCCAAAGATTTTTCCTTGCCAGATTTGACCAAGTCTTCAACTGTCAGTTCTCCAGTTTCAAGTTGTGTTTTCACTTCAGTGAACCGTTCAGATGCTTGTTTTCCTAGATCTTGGGCTTTGTTCACGAAATCAGCATTGATTTCATCATGATTTTCCTTGTAATCATTTGCAAAATTGACTACCTTTTCTTTGACTACTTTACCAGTTTTGCTTGCTAGAAATACAGCAGCTGCTGCACCTCCTGCTGCTCCCAATAAGAGACTGGTTAGTACGCTACTAGATTTTCTTACCATTTTTTTCTCCTTTCTTACCTAAGAGAGATGAGATAGCTGACAGAGCAGAGAGCGCTCCACCTGCCTTCACTGTATTTGCTCCAGCAGACTTAGCCTTGACTGTCAAATTTCTTGCTGATGTATTCAGGTCAGAAACTGAAGTTGACAAGTCTGCCACTGCTACAAATAGCGGATCAAGAGTAGCAACTTTTCCATTGACATCTTCTACCAAGACATTGGTCTTGGCTAATAGCTCATTGGTCTGGTAGAGTGTCACATTCACATCGCTAGTCAAGACCTTTAGGGTCTGTTGCGCTTCATCCGTTACTGTATTCAATTTTTTTAAAAACAAAATAATGTATACTGCCACCGCCGCGATGGACAAGGCAATAATCAACACTGAAATTTCAATAATCATATTCTCTCCTTTATGGTTGATAGAACGGAATAGTTGCCTTTCTCCTCCGAAGCACAACCATGATAATACCAACGAAGATTAGGATTCCAGACAACCATTGTGAGACGCGTACGCCCAAGAACATGAGACTATCCGTCCGCAATCCTTCAATTAAGAGGCGACCAACGCCATACCATATGAGGTAGAAAGCTGTGATTTCTCCCTGTTTGAGAAGTTTAGGACGTCTGCGTAATATACAAATCACTACAAATCCCAAAAAGTTCCACAACGATTCAAATAGGAAGGTTGGTTGACGATAAGCACCGTCAATATACATCTGATCACGTATGAATCTTGGTAAATAATTTAGGCTATCAACAGCTTTACCATAAGCTTCTTGGTTAAAGAAATTTCCCCAACGACCAATCGCTTGAGCCAACATGACCGAAGGCGCAACGACATCTAGAAAATCTAGAGTTTTGATAAAGCGGTACTGTGTAAAGAAATACAAGATGATGGCTCCCGTAATCAAACCACCATAGATAGCAATTCCGCCATTCCAAATTGCAAAAACGGATAAGATATTGTCTTTATAGTCGCTCCAAGAAAAGGCAACGTAATATATTCTCGCTCCAACAATGGAAAGTGGAAAGGCAATCAAGATAAAATCCAAAATATCATCTTGAAGGATTTTCTTGCGTGGAGCCTCTTTTACTGCTAAGTAAACTCCGAGCATTAAACCAAGTAAAATACAGATGGCATACCAACGAATCTCTAGGGGGCCTAATGTAATTGCAACTGGATCCATCTTAGTTTTCACTCCTATTGTGTTCAATTAAATTAGAAAGACGCTCCTCAAATAATTTTGTCGCATCAAATCCCATTTGTTTTGCTCGGTAATTCATTGCTGCTGCTTCAATCACTACAGAAATATTACGTCCTGTTTTTACAGGTATACGGATTTGAGGAATCGCTATCCCAGCAATCTCAATCGTATCACCAGAATTTCCCAATCGGTCAAACACCTTGCCTGTTTCAAAATTTTCAAGGTAGACAGCTAATTGCACTTCTGATGAATCTTTAACGGCACTTGCACCATATAGACTCATCACATCAATAATCCCAACTCCTCTAATTTCCAATAAATGACGAAGTATTTCTGCAGGCTCACCCCAAAGGGTAACATCATCTTTGGCAAAGACATCAACTCGGTCATCAGCCACCAATCGGTGTCCTCGTTTAACCAACTCTAGGCCTGTCTCACTCTTACCAATACCAGAATCCCCTTGAATAAGAACCCCCATCCCATAGATATCCATCAGGACACCATGAACACTGGTACGTTGTGCTAAACGACTATCCAAATAAGAAGAGAGTTCCCCTGACAATCGACTAGTTGCAGTTTTACTTCTACAAATTGCAATCTGTTTTTCCTTAGCAGCCCTATACATCTCTTCAGGAATTTCTAGACCACGGGCAACAATAACAACAGGCGTTTCTGGCTGGAACATTTGAGAAAGGACCTGGTAACGGTTATGAGCAGTCATTGCTGTCAAATAGGACCATTCCTTCATACCAATCAGTTGAATCCGTTCTGGGGCGTAATAATCAAAGTAGCCAGTCATTTCCAATCCTGGACGGGTAATGTCTGCCGTTGTGATAGGCTTTTTCAGGAGCTCTTCCGTACTGTAAGCACATTCAATCCGCAGATTATCGACCAGATCTTTTACATAAACGGTCATTTGTTCCCTCACTTTCAGTTTTATTATATTATACCATAAGCTAGGGGTTGGGGGAAAATACAGACTTTTTTTTAGTGAAAAAACCCTCATTTCTGAGGGCATTAGGAGGTAAATAATGAGGATCACATTTTTTTATGCTTGAAGATTTGAACTGCAGACAGGAGCCCTAAACCTAAAAGCATAAAGGATAAGCTGCTACCATCACCTGTTTGTGGTAAGGTTTTAGAAGACTTTGAAGAAGTTTGTGCTGTCAAAGCGGTCGGTTGGCCTGGTTTCTTTCCAGTTTCTACAACGTGACCACTAGGATTCGGCAACACATGTTCAGTTGCAGATTTTATAGGTTTTACATACTCAATTGGGTCTGTATCTTGATTCTTATCATGTCCCTCGTTTTCAACAGATGAACTTGGTTCATTTTCTGTAGATGGGGCTTCTTCTGAACTATCCTTGCTTCCCTTTTCCTCTAATTCAGCAAGATCTTTCACAAGTGATATCTGTTCAATCTGTATTTGAACCTGATCTTCACTGCCTTGCACCAAGAATTCAATACCAATTTCACGTGTATTGGAACGCTCCGCAATCTGTGACAAATCAAATCGTAAATCCGTCCACTGGTCATTAACAGTTGCCATTTCATTGTTAATCCATTGCCAACTATCACCAACTTTAATATAGAGTTTGGCTTGAACTGGGGAACTTGTTTTTAGTTTAACGACATACCAATTATAGTTGGATAAGTCTTGATTGGCTTGGAGATTGATTTCTGTTTTCTGATCTTTTTCACCAGAAATAGAGGCAACAAGCTGTCCATCTACTGTCTTCAAATCAGGACCGTTCCATTTTCCAACTTCCTCATCAAAATGATAGATTGTCGGTTGATAAGTTTCTACTTCTGGCTCATATTTGTCCACAATTGCAGGTAAATCTTCTCTAGTGACTGCTTGAATATCATCGAAGTAAAGAGTACCAGTCCCTTTTTCGCCTCCCAAATAAAAGGCAAATTGACTTACTTTCCCTAATCCAACTTGATCAATACGTGCACTTTGATTGCCTTCCCAAGCAGCTGGTAGAAATTCAGCAAGCGGCAAGCTGACGAGACCTTCGAATGCTTCAGTCAAAGCAATATTTTTCTCATAGCTGACATTGCCAATGCGTATTTGGACAGTCAAATGTTGAGGATAGCCACTGTGTTTGAGCCAGAAACTTAGAGCATTGGCTCCTTGCCAATTTTTCTCAAAGGAGATTTGACGTCCAGCATAACCCTTATCTCCAACTTCATAGTCATAGACCATGCCATATTTGCCTTCTTGCTTTTGGTTTTCAGATAAGCTAATTTGGATCTTATCCCCGTTTGATGAGTAAGCTTGGTGCAGTAAACTGTTGTCTCCAAAATATTGCTCAAAAGTATCAACTACTAGGGGGGATTCTGTGTTCTGCGTGAAACGAGTAAATAGTTTTACTTGCTCCTGCTTGGTTTCCTGTCCTTTACTAGTGTATTGGATGGTTGCAATCAAGACTTGATTGTCTAACTCAGCTGGAAGTGTTATATTTGCTGTAAAATACTGACCTTCCTTGGAAAGCTGATAGATTTGGTCGCCAATTGTCATAGATACTGCATCATCCTCCTGACTTGGCTTGACAACAATGGTTACCTCTTGCTGACCAATAATGTCCCCATTTGCAGGACGGATTAGGTAGACTGAATCAGTTACGGGACTTGTTTGGATATTCTTACCCTTCCCATAAATTTGACCCACTTCCTTGGCAAATACAGTATTGGTGTGCTGATAAAATCTTTCAAAGTCTGGCAATAATTCATGGTCTCCACCGAGGCTACCATTGACATCACGATAAGGAACGTAGATGTTATTAGGCATGCCAAAATTTGCCCAAGTCAGCATGTAGGCAATTTTAGAAGCCTTTTGGTCAGATTGAATGGTGTTAAAGATGCGACTATACCAATCTAAGGTATTGCCTGTTTTATTGAGACCTTGGGCGCTGTAGCCAAATTCTGTCAAGGCTGCTACTTTCCCTTTTTGTTCTGCTAAGTCTACTATCATGGAGAGGTCTTTCACTAAGCCTGAAAGGAATTGTTCTGACCCTGCATTGTCTTTTGAATCATAGGAATCTATTCCCAAAATGTCCACATAAGCATCACCAGGATAGGTCTCTAAATAGCGTTCTTGGTCCCCAGGTGTAGCTGTATTTGGGGAATATACATAGAGGATATTATGAATATTTTTCTGGTCACGAAGGTATTCGACAGTGTAGCGATAAAGAGCCTTGTATTGGTCGGGTTTGGTTGTGCTGGCACCCCACCAGAACCAAGAACCATTCTGCTCGTGGAAGGGTCGAAAAATAAGTGGAATATCCTTACCTTCATCATCCTTTAATCCCTCAGCCAGACTGGCAATTCGATCCAACCATTGATTAAACTCTGTGTTTTTCGTACCACCTGGTAGAATTTCAGACACGACATTGCCAGAGCTATCATTGAAATTTCCACCCGTCACAAAATTATAGGGGTGCATACTGAGAACGACTGCCCCTCCTAGTTGGTGAGCAGTTTTCATGGATTCAATGACATTGTTCAAGCTTTGTTCAGGATCCCCTGCCACGCCAGGCTTTTCATGACCGTCTAGAGATAGCGTATCCCAACCAAAAATTGCAGGATAATCCCCAACAGCATTTTTCACCTCAGAATCAGTCGAGCCTGCTCGACTGCCTTCACTGGTCAAGCTCACTCCTTCATCAAGGGCATGCTGCTGTCCAAACAAGATGTCTGGACTGGCCGCCTTTTCCTTGAGATAGTCCAGTAATTCCTTGGTCTCCTGACTGGCTTTCGCATCAACCATATTTAGAACCACACTATCTCTTGCGCTTTCAGTCTCCACCCCTGCAGTAGCTACAACCTCCTCTAATGTCTCTGACTGAATCTCTGTTACAACTCCTGTTTCTTCACTACTAGGCTCATCAGTCTTTACTTCAACAATTTGTGGAGCAAATGTAGCTTGTGTTTCCGTATTTTCATCTGAGACTTTCGTTTCAGAGTTTGCATCAGGAACCGCTTCCATTTCTGTTTCAACAGAAGTTTCCCCTACTGGTGAAGGAAGAACTTCTGTTGAAAGAATAGGGTCCGAACTTGTTTCTTCCGCCAAAACAGCATGCCCTCCCAACAAACAACTAGCCACCAAAACACCTGCTAAAACACTTGATTTCGTTAATCTGTTTCCCATTTTAGACTCCTTTTTATCTATTTTTTCCAAAAATTGACCGCAAAAAAGAGCGATTATTGTAAAACCGCTCTCCATCAAAAAATGAACCAATGTCATCGGGAGGTTTGACCTCCCGTGACATAGCACTACCACTCACAGTCAAAGGACCTGATGCCCTTTGTACAAGGAATTCCAGTAGCTTCTTAGTCCAATCCATTTTGACCAACAACAGTTTTAAACCACTCACCTGATTTTTTAATGGTTTTCACCTGCGTATGGATATAATTTGAGATAAATCCATAGCGGTTGCGATAAGCATTGGTCCATGACCAGCAATCAATCGGCGTCCAGAGGTGATAACCAAAGCAATTAGAACCTTCTTGGATTCCCTTATGAAGAAATTCCAGATGCTCACGGATAAAATCAATCCGATAGTCATCTTGAATCTGACCAGTCTCATCCAAGAACCGTTCTTCTCGTGAAACTCCCATACCATTTTCAGAAACAAACCATGGAATATTCTTGTAATTGTCGCGAATATTGATGGCAATATCGTACATGGCTTCTGGGTAGATTTCCCAGCCCTTATCAATATTCATCCGACGTCCAGGCATGTCATAATGGTCATAATAGCGGGTAGGCATCCAGTCACCAACAGAATTTGGAGCGATGTCTGGCGCTTTCACACGGTTTGGATGGTAGAAGTTGACTCCAAGGAAATCCACTGTATTGTTCTTGAAAATGTCTGCATCTTCTGGTTCTGTTTGCCAGATAACCTTATCACGACTCAAGACCTCTTCAAGTTCTGCTGGAAAATGTCCGTAAATAGCTGGTTCCAAGAACATCTTGTTGTTCCAGAGTTCAGCAAATTTAGCTGCTTCTTGGTCAGCTGGCGCTTCTGAGGCTGCATAGGTTGGCGTCAAATTCAAGACTGTACCAATGCGTCCGCCCTCCTTATCCAATCCTAGCTCACGGAATTTGGCAATAGCTTTGGCAGAGGCAAGGTTGAGATGATAGGCCACTTGCACAGCTTTTTTCCCATCCACTACTTTAGGATAATGGAATTGATAGAGGTATTGCCCATCCACAACGACCATTGGCTCATTGTGGGTTGTCCATTCTTTGACACGGTCACCAAAGTGTTTGAAGGCCTGCTCTGCGAAGCCA
Protein-coding regions in this window:
- a CDS encoding aminotransferase, with amino-acid sequence MKLPRFGVEEWLNVHEKNAKYDIAGVSIKSLTLDELFELTNTSAATFYKELGKTKLDYGWIEGSPGFKKSVSQLYRTIGPEHILQTNGATGANFLALFSLIEPGDHIISLYPTYQQLYDIPKSLGAELEYWQIKEELNWLPDLDDLRQLIRPQTKMICLNNANNPTGAVMDDVFLKEVATIAASVGAYVLVDEIYTSFSENNNSSIVDLYENGIAVNSLSKTYSLAGIRIGWVAANEKVISILRDYRDYTLICAGVFDDMVAQLALDNRQAILKRNHRIIHENLSILDHWVSMQPRASYIKPAFVSTSFVKLDVPIPIEEFSLNLLEKYGVLVVPGSRFEKEGYVRIGYACDQETLKKGLELLGNALAAYDKSH
- a CDS encoding YtxH domain-containing protein, which encodes MVRKSSSVLTSLLLGAAGGAAAAVFLASKTGKVVKEKVVNFANDYKENHDEINADFVNKAQDLGKQASERFTEVKTQLETGELTVEDLVKSGKEKSLETFEQIKEKIAEQNLSTADILDAIKAKTAKAPTVDVTADDIEDAVVVSEDIEIDIDSVVVEPTVEEVTEAPTNDSEESHNL
- a CDS encoding DUF948 domain-containing protein; translated protein: MIEISVLIIALSIAAVAVYIILFLKKLNTVTDEAQQTLKVLTSDVNVTLYQTNELLAKTNVLVEDVNGKVATLDPLFVAVADLSTSVSDLNTSARNLTVKAKSAGANTVKAGGALSALSAISSLLGKKGEKNGKKI
- the lgt gene encoding prolipoprotein diacylglyceryl transferase — protein: MDPVAITLGPLEIRWYAICILLGLMLGVYLAVKEAPRKKILQDDILDFILIAFPLSIVGARIYYVAFSWSDYKDNILSVFAIWNGGIAIYGGLITGAIILYFFTQYRFIKTLDFLDVVAPSVMLAQAIGRWGNFFNQEAYGKAVDSLNYLPRFIRDQMYIDGAYRQPTFLFESLWNFLGFVVICILRRRPKLLKQGEITAFYLIWYGVGRLLIEGLRTDSLMFLGVRVSQWLSGILIFVGIIMVVLRRRKATIPFYQP
- the hprK gene encoding HPr(Ser) kinase/phosphatase, which translates into the protein MTVYVKDLVDNLRIECAYSTEELLKKPITTADITRPGLEMTGYFDYYAPERIQLIGMKEWSYLTAMTAHNRYQVLSQMFQPETPVVIVARGLEIPEEMYRAAKEKQIAICRSKTATSRLSGELSSYLDSRLAQRTSVHGVLMDIYGMGVLIQGDSGIGKSETGLELVKRGHRLVADDRVDVFAKDDVTLWGEPAEILRHLLEIRGVGIIDVMSLYGASAVKDSSEVQLAVYLENFETGKVFDRLGNSGDTIEIAGIAIPQIRIPVKTGRNISVVIEAAAMNYRAKQMGFDATKLFEERLSNLIEHNRSEN
- a CDS encoding glycosyl hydrolase, producing the protein MGNRLTKSSVLAGVLVASCLLGGHAVLAEETSSDPILSTEVLPSPVGETSVETEMEAVPDANSETKVSDENTETQATFAPQIVEVKTDEPSSEETGVVTEIQSETLEEVVATAGVETESARDSVVLNMVDAKASQETKELLDYLKEKAASPDILFGQQHALDEGVSLTSEGSRAGSTDSEVKNAVGDYPAIFGWDTLSLDGHEKPGVAGDPEQSLNNVIESMKTAHQLGGAVVLSMHPYNFVTGGNFNDSSGNVVSEILPGGTKNTEFNQWLDRIASLAEGLKDDEGKDIPLIFRPFHEQNGSWFWWGASTTKPDQYKALYRYTVEYLRDQKNIHNILYVYSPNTATPGDQERYLETYPGDAYVDILGIDSYDSKDNAGSEQFLSGLVKDLSMIVDLAEQKGKVAALTEFGYSAQGLNKTGNTLDWYSRIFNTIQSDQKASKIAYMLTWANFGMPNNIYVPYRDVNGSLGGDHELLPDFERFYQHTNTVFAKEVGQIYGKGKNIQTSPVTDSVYLIRPANGDIIGQQEVTIVVKPSQEDDAVSMTIGDQIYQLSKEGQYFTANITLPAELDNQVLIATIQYTSKGQETKQEQVKLFTRFTQNTESPLVVDTFEQYFGDNSLLHQAYSSNGDKIQISLSENQKQEGKYGMVYDYEVGDKGYAGRQISFEKNWQGANALSFWLKHSGYPQHLTVQIRIGNVSYEKNIALTEAFEGLVSLPLAEFLPAAWEGNQSARIDQVGLGKVSQFAFYLGGEKGTGTLYFDDIQAVTREDLPAIVDKYEPEVETYQPTIYHFDEEVGKWNGPDLKTVDGQLVASISGEKDQKTEINLQANQDLSNYNWYVVKLKTSSPVQAKLYIKVGDSWQWINNEMATVNDQWTDLRFDLSQIAERSNTREIGIEFLVQGSEDQVQIQIEQISLVKDLAELEEKGSKDSSEEAPSTENEPSSSVENEGHDKNQDTDPIEYVKPIKSATEHVLPNPSGHVVETGKKPGQPTALTAQTSSKSSKTLPQTGDGSSLSFMLLGLGLLSAVQIFKHKKM
- a CDS encoding glycoside hydrolase family 1 protein, with product MKEFPANFWWGAATSGPQSEGRFAKKHANMFDYWYEIEPEAFYDQVGPDTASNFYNSFREDIALMKEVGLNSVRTSIQWTRLIDDLETNTVNQDAVDFYNQVIDCFIENGIRPIMNLHHFDLPVELYHKYGGWESRHVVDLYVGFAEQAFKHFGDRVKEWTTHNEPMVVVDGQYLYQFHYPKVVDGKKAVQVAYHLNLASAKAIAKFRELGLDKEGGRIGTVLNLTPTYAASEAPADQEAAKFAELWNNKMFLEPAIYGHFPAELEEVLSRDKVIWQTEPEDADIFKNNTVDFLGVNFYHPNRVKAPDIAPNSVGDWMPTRYYDHYDMPGRRMNIDKGWEIYPEAMYDIAINIRDNYKNIPWFVSENGMGVSREERFLDETGQIQDDYRIDFIREHLEFLHKGIQEGSNCFGYHLWTPIDCWSWTNAYRNRYGFISNYIHTQVKTIKKSGEWFKTVVGQNGLD